Proteins encoded together in one Drosophila albomicans strain 15112-1751.03 chromosome 2R, ASM965048v2, whole genome shotgun sequence window:
- the LOC117575739 gene encoding cytadherence high molecular weight protein 1: protein MAISEIHAAGSCKAVPPSSRCYLQRTGNRNRNWPQSSPLTLGSTHASLPLFFMLLLAAMLTSCLALPSETTTILPSADIELATTVIPPQQPLNEANSPLSSTPSTVAAAVNESIVKIEPLKTSAAEVADEFVRTSFVSLGGEGLEQGIRNAVKSEVELEIEADSSAAAAVEPQQAEEQADKEQNTTDTHVEHTDAAQGVREPKTLDAEAETNAEPQTEGEKATHVVEDSDKLSPVAEAEAEEKADAEAEEHTEKTVEEIANNNNDKSTLESVTEEKADAVAESQSEPEPVTDKTVEQVEPEQPNRPLPSVTSDLVSVIFDENRAITEQPITNSNREALEQEHDKVLLAEQKPEPTFEVTKHQVTKKQGVEDLLPIEVPNEAEEKQEEPEAVAAAEPEKEPETLQAVENTLKATTENAVQVNEIEENIIDSDANDKEVQQIASSSAQPEHVESTEPTVSVAAPVEEVAVEANKPVDVASVESSEESLTPTEASIGQAENAEAAVAEAESEAEKKPEPEAKPAESIVVVGESSSTASPVESEAVEVDKESEADSDESEQKTDQPAAASAEKDSSEESDELSADEPKARAEDSTATPLVSYPPHNAGQTFDSNLADERSAYLSLSSSNRSTLIIALCSGTAVIFIVISLVIFVLSFQRQHGTLDIEMQEQRLGKDTLDEEDAQMKLLDVDLSTPVIIAMGNEETDECL, encoded by the exons ATGGCAATTTCTGAGATACATGCAGCGGGCAGCTGCAAAGCTGTTCCACCAAGCAGCAGATGCTACTTGCAACGCACTGGCAACAGGAACAGAAACTGGCCACAATCTTCCCCTCTGACTTTGGGATCAACGCATGCGTCGCTGCCGCTCTTCttcatgctgctgctggcagcgaTGTTGACTTCGTGCTTGGCACTGCCTT CCGAGACAACAACCATCTTGCCAAGCGCTGATATTGAGTTAGCCACCACAGTAATtccaccacaacaaccactGAATGAAGCCAATTCCCCACTATCATCGACACCATCAACTGTTGCCGCCGCTGTCAACGAATCAATTGTGAAGATCGAACCGTTGAAAACAAGTGCTGCCGAAGTTGCGGACGAATTTGTTCGTACCAGTTTTGTATCTTTGGGTGGCGAGGGACTTGAGCAGGGCATACGCAATGCGGTGAAATCCGAGGTTGAATTGGAAATCGAAGCGGATTCGTcggctgccgctgccgtcGAGCCACAGCAGGCGGAAGAACAAGCTGACAAGGAGCAGAACACAACAGACACTCATGTTGAGCATACAG ATGCAGCTCAAGGTGTGCGAGAGCCGAAAACATTGGATGCGGAGGCTGAGACAAATGCAGAGCCACAAACAGAGGGCGAGAAGGCAACCCACGTCGTTGAGGACAGCGATAAATTGTCTCCTGtcgcagaggcagaggcagaggaaAAGGCAGATGCAGAGGCAGAGGAGCATACTGAAAAGACAGTTGAAGAAAttgccaataacaacaacgataaaTCGACTTTGGAATCGGTCACCGAAGAAAAAGCTGACGCAGTTGCAGAATCCCAATCAGAACCAGAGCCAGTTACTGACAAGACCGTTGAGCAAGTGGAACCGGAGCAACCGAACAGACCTTTGCCAAGTGTAACCAGCGATCTCGTTTCTGTCATCTTCGATGAGAACCGTGCGATTACCGAGCAACCCATAACGAACAGCAATCGCGAAGCTTTGGAGCAGGAGCATGACAAGGTACTTTTGGCCGAGCAGAAACCAGAGCCAACATTCGAAGTGACCAAGCATCAGGTGACAAAGAAGCAAGGTGTGGAAGATTTGCTGCCCATTGAGGTGCCCAATGAGGCTGAGGAAAAGCAAGAGGAACCAgaggctgttgctgctgctgagccaGAGAAAGAGCCAGAGACTTTACAAGCAGTTGAAAACACACTAAAAGCAACAACGGAAAATGCAGTGCAAGTCAATGAAATCGAAGAGAACATCATTGATAGCGATGCAAATGATAAGGAAGTACAACAAATTGCTTCAAGCAGCGCACAGCCAGAGCATGTTGAGTCTACAGAGCCAACAGTGAGTGTTGCTGCGCCTGTGGAGGAAGTTGCTGTAGAGGCGAATAAACCAGTTGATGTCGCCTCAGTAGAATCGTCGGAAGAATCGTTGACGCCCACTGAAGCCAGCATTGGTCAGGCAGAGAATGCAGAAGCTGCTGTGGCTGAAGCTGAGAGTGAAGCTGAAAAGAAACCCGAACCTGAAGCTAAGCCTGCGGAATCAATTGTGGTTGTGGGCGAGTCCAGCTCAACAGCTTCCCCCGTTGAGTCCGAAGCTGTTGAAGTGGATAAGGAATCTGAGGCTGATAGCGATGAATCTGAACAGAAAACTGATCAACCTGCAGCTGCTTCGGCTGAAAAGGACTCCTCGGAGGAATCTGATGAACTGTCAGCAGATGAACCAAAGGCCAGAGCAGAGGACAGCACTGCCACACCTCTCGTCTCTTATCCACCACACAATGCTGGTCAAACTTTCGATAGCAACCTGGCTGATGAACGCAGCGCTTATCTCTCGTTGTCGTCTTCTAATCGATCCACGCTGATTATTGCTCTGTGCTCTGGAACCGCTGTTATATTCATTGTCATCTCTTTGGTCATTTTCGTATTGTCTTTCCAACGTCAACACGGCACTCTGGATATTGAAATGCAAGAGCAGCGTCTGGGTAAGGATACTCTCGATGAGGAGGATGCACAGATGAAGTTGCTTGATGTGGATCTTTCGACTCCCGTGATTATTGCCATGGGCAACGAGGAGACCGACGAATGTCTCTAG
- the LOC117574688 gene encoding lipase 3: protein MRSLRLGLDFVMLALLLRQVLATIRQSREIIITDAVRRIQHDGYNVERHTVITKDGYVLQLHRIPQVQLNENGTLHSVLRRPVVFLLSGLYASSDVWLLNGREDSLAYLLWRAGYDVWLGNNRGNIYCRHNLWLNTTEREFWNFSWHEMSVYDMPAQIDYVLRTSGVARMHFVGISQGGTVFLVLNSMLPQYNAVFKTATLLAPVAYVSNTHSGLAKIIGPVLGTRNYVSKMLEGIEMFSTNKFFKKFLSMTCLDHEKPLVCITRLWPAVGYDTRFLNKTLLPDLMANFPAGGSVKQLMHYFQGYVSTKFRQYDYGPERNWLHYQQLEPPEYALENVSTPVTIFFAENDYIVAPADIWKLVTRLRNVEAVYKVPWKRWNHFDFICGLGVREYIFDNIVVSMNRFEQRRRR from the exons ATGAGATCGCTGCGTCTGGGCCTGGATTTCGTCATGCTGGCATTGCTGCTGCGCCAGGTGTTGGCAACTATACGACAATCGCGCGAAATTATTATAACAGATGCG GTGCGTCGCATACAACACGATGGCTACAATGTGGAGCGACACACGGTGATCACCAAGGATGGCTATGTGCTGCAATTGCATCGCATTCCCCAGGTGCAACTCAATGAGAATGGCACACTGCACTCCGTGTTGCGACGACCTGTTGTCTTCCTGCTCTCCGGCCTCTATGCCTCATCGGATGT CTGGCTGCTCAATGGAAGAGAGGATTCGTTAGCCTATCTGCTGTGGCGTGCTGGCTACGATGTGTGGCTGGGCAACAATCGTGGCAACATCTATTGCCGCCACAATCTGTGGCTCAACACCACCGAACGTGAGTTCTGGAACTTTAGTTGGCACGAGATGAGCGTCTACGATATGCCAGCCCAGATAGATTATGTGCTGCGGACCAGCGGAGTGGCTCGCATGCATTTCGTGGGCATCTCGCAGGGTGGGACCGTCTTCCTGGTGCTCAACTCGATGCTGCCACAGTACAATGCGGTCTTCAAGACGGCAACTCTCTTGGCCCCGGTGGCGTATGTGAGTAATACGCATAGCGGGCTGGCCAAGATCATTGGACCCGTGTTGGGCACTCGCAACTATGTGTCCAAGATGCTCGAGGGCATTGAGATGTTCTCCACGAATAAGTTCTTCAAGAAGTTTCTCTCGATGACGTGCCTGGATCACGAGAAGCCTTTGGTCTGCATCACCCGTCTTTGGCCCGCCGTGGGTTATGATACGCGATTCTTGAACAAAACCTTGCTGCCCGATTTGATGGCCAATTTTCCGGCTGGCGGTTCTGTGAAGCAACTGATGCACTACTTCCAGGGCTATGTGTCCACCAAGTTTCGACAATACGATTACGGACCGGAGCGCAATTGGCTGCACTATCAGCAACTGGAGCCGCCGGAATATGCGCTGGAGAACGTGAGCACGCCGGTGACGATATTCTTTGCGGAGAACGATTATATTGTGGCACCGGCGGATATTTGGAAGCTGGTGACACGGCTGCGCAATGTGGAGGCCGTCTACAAGGTGCCATGGAAGCGTTGGAATCACTTTGACTTCATCTGCGGCTTGGGCGTCCGGGAGTACATCTTTGACAACATCGTTGTCTCCATGAATCGCTTCGAGCAGCGGCGACGTCGCTGA
- the LOC117576564 gene encoding CCR4-NOT transcription complex subunit 10 isoform X2 translates to MFRKVDSDDENYNLLCQAHEQFNNAEYDRCLELLQQLETKGESSGLILRHNRAVVNYYKGGAIQHLALLRELEQLSDGKAVGLTLKHVGSAITVARYNKAVIYYHRHMYGTALERLAPLVTRLEALEKHMAALVATLQLQLLLATNQLNRAEAFLDYLQYKLNLVASAPTPNPAGNPNPSEEAAAIAAATVAAAAASSEGTPALETTVARVAGKSDCTLQLLQLLTLVLNRKPVVIPEDGSPHFAALKAQKYYIMKDFQMAGKQLTRINNECNLAGTMTPELNAVIANNMGVIQLRVRHYAIAVKFFQRALQYDQELAGNLRQSSLQTMSAARSCEILYNMGISNLHLRRSKDAFQCFILPLKQYQSNPRLWFRMAEACIMEDESKLRGDERQTFESAMNSSISKPYAAQSTAVPEPTLQFATLCLRNALSLARQYKATFHMAASTDEVLDAKDAAAASVQQQLWSQQQDNNFCNPSKPISLESLENMLAAIYAAHSFVSLRLGDYITALEMAKQLLQSERLSDAHKLLGNMYAGEALIMMDKAPEAREYLEPNFMSSLNALDLETRDWQLKSLEAAQNVVRYNLAVALTLQNDFQAAKNLLASLSHPIVSNKAQILHRYVEIKMNAASSALN, encoded by the exons ATGTTTCGTAAAGTGGATAG CGATGatgaaaattacaatttgctCTGCCAAGCACACGAACAGTTCAACAA TGCTGAGTATGACCGCTGTTTGGAGCTCCTACAGCAGCTGGAGACGAAGGGTGAGAGTAGCGGCTTGATACTGCGCCACAATCGCGCCGTTGTCAACTACTACAAAGGCGGCGCCATCCAACACCTTGCGCTGCTCCGCGAGCTCGAGCAGCTGTCGGATGGCAAGGCGGTGGGACTGACGCTAAAGCATGTGGGTAGCGCCATCACAGTAGCCAGATACAACAAAGCGGTCATCTATTACCATCGCCACATGTATGGCACGGCACTGGAACGTCTGGCGCCGCTTGTGACACGCCTGGAGGCGCTGGAGAAGCATATGGCGGCGTTGGTTGCcacgttgcagctgcagctgctgcttgcaaCCAATCAGCTGAATCGTGCCGAGGCCTTTCTCGACTATCTGCAGTATAAGCTCAATCTGGTCGCAAGTGCACCCACTCCAAATCCCGCTGGCAATCCCAATCCCAGCGAGGAggcagctgcaattgcagcgGCAAcggtggcagctgctgctgcttcttctgaAGGAACGCCAGCGCTGGAGACAACTGTGGCACGTGTGGCAGGAAAAAGTGATTGTACTTTGCAGCTGTTACAACTGCTCACGCTGGTGCTAAATCGTAAACCCGTCGTTATTCCCGAGGATGGCTCGCCACATTTTGCAGCACTGAAGGCGCAAAAGTACTACATCATGAAGGACTTTCAGATGGCCGGCAAGCAGCTGACGCGGATCAACAACGAGTGCAATCTAGCGGG CACTATGACGCCGGAGCTGAACGCGGTCATAGCCAACAATATGGGTGTGATTCAATTGCGAGTGCGTCACTATGCGATTGCCGTGAAATTCTTTCAAAGGGCACTGCAATACGATCAGGAGCTTGCGGGCAATTTGCGCCAGTCATCGTTGCAAACGATGAGCGCAGCGCGAAGTTGCGAGATTTTGTACAATATGGGTATTTCCAATCTGCATCTGCGCCGTTCCAAGGATGCGTTCCAATGCTTTATTCTGCCCCTCAAGCAGTATCAGAGCAATCCGCGTCTCTGGTTTCGCATGGCCGAAGCTTGCATCATGGAGGACGAATCG AAATTGCGCGGCGACGAACGTCAAACCTTCGAGAGTGCTATGAACTCGTCCATATCCAAGCCATATGC CGCCCAATCAACTGCGGTGCCGGAGCCAACGCTGCAATTTGCAACGCTATGTTTGCGCAATGCTTTATCCTTGGCCCGTCAATATAAAGCCACTTTCCATATGGCTGCCTCAACAGACGAAGTGCTGGATGCAAAGGACGCGGCGGCGGCGTCGGTACAGCAACAGCTGTGGAGTCAGCAGCAGGACAATAATTTTTGCAACCCATCGAAACCGATTAGTCTAGAATCGCTTGAGAATATGCTGGCTGCCATCTATGCGGCGCACAGCTTTGTCTCCCTGCGCCTTGGTGACTATATTACCGCCTTGGAAATGGCGAAACAGCTGCTCCAGAGTGAGCGACTCTCTGACGCCCACAA ATTGCTGGGCAACATGTATGCGGGCGAGGCGCTCATCATGATGGACAAGGCCCCGGAGGCCAGGGAGTATCTGGAGCCGAACTTTATGAGCTCGCTGAATGCTCTGGATTTGGAGACACGTGATTGGCAACTGAAGTCGTTGGAGGCTGCCCAGAATGTGGTACGATACAATTTAGCCGTTGCATTGACTTTGCAAAATGATTTCCAGGCAGCTAAAAATCTGTTGGCCAGCTTAAGCCATCCAATTGTGAGCAACAAGGCGCAGATTTTGCATCGCTACGTCGAGATCAAAATGAATGCAGCCAGTAGTGCACTCAATTAG
- the LOC117576564 gene encoding CCR4-NOT transcription complex subunit 10 isoform X1: protein MDTADSPTKTQPSDDENYNLLCQAHEQFNNAEYDRCLELLQQLETKGESSGLILRHNRAVVNYYKGGAIQHLALLRELEQLSDGKAVGLTLKHVGSAITVARYNKAVIYYHRHMYGTALERLAPLVTRLEALEKHMAALVATLQLQLLLATNQLNRAEAFLDYLQYKLNLVASAPTPNPAGNPNPSEEAAAIAAATVAAAAASSEGTPALETTVARVAGKSDCTLQLLQLLTLVLNRKPVVIPEDGSPHFAALKAQKYYIMKDFQMAGKQLTRINNECNLAGTMTPELNAVIANNMGVIQLRVRHYAIAVKFFQRALQYDQELAGNLRQSSLQTMSAARSCEILYNMGISNLHLRRSKDAFQCFILPLKQYQSNPRLWFRMAEACIMEDESKLRGDERQTFESAMNSSISKPYAAQSTAVPEPTLQFATLCLRNALSLARQYKATFHMAASTDEVLDAKDAAAASVQQQLWSQQQDNNFCNPSKPISLESLENMLAAIYAAHSFVSLRLGDYITALEMAKQLLQSERLSDAHKLLGNMYAGEALIMMDKAPEAREYLEPNFMSSLNALDLETRDWQLKSLEAAQNVVRYNLAVALTLQNDFQAAKNLLASLSHPIVSNKAQILHRYVEIKMNAASSALN, encoded by the exons atggACACGGCGGATTCTCCGACAAAAACGCAACCCAGCGATGatgaaaattacaatttgctCTGCCAAGCACACGAACAGTTCAACAA TGCTGAGTATGACCGCTGTTTGGAGCTCCTACAGCAGCTGGAGACGAAGGGTGAGAGTAGCGGCTTGATACTGCGCCACAATCGCGCCGTTGTCAACTACTACAAAGGCGGCGCCATCCAACACCTTGCGCTGCTCCGCGAGCTCGAGCAGCTGTCGGATGGCAAGGCGGTGGGACTGACGCTAAAGCATGTGGGTAGCGCCATCACAGTAGCCAGATACAACAAAGCGGTCATCTATTACCATCGCCACATGTATGGCACGGCACTGGAACGTCTGGCGCCGCTTGTGACACGCCTGGAGGCGCTGGAGAAGCATATGGCGGCGTTGGTTGCcacgttgcagctgcagctgctgcttgcaaCCAATCAGCTGAATCGTGCCGAGGCCTTTCTCGACTATCTGCAGTATAAGCTCAATCTGGTCGCAAGTGCACCCACTCCAAATCCCGCTGGCAATCCCAATCCCAGCGAGGAggcagctgcaattgcagcgGCAAcggtggcagctgctgctgcttcttctgaAGGAACGCCAGCGCTGGAGACAACTGTGGCACGTGTGGCAGGAAAAAGTGATTGTACTTTGCAGCTGTTACAACTGCTCACGCTGGTGCTAAATCGTAAACCCGTCGTTATTCCCGAGGATGGCTCGCCACATTTTGCAGCACTGAAGGCGCAAAAGTACTACATCATGAAGGACTTTCAGATGGCCGGCAAGCAGCTGACGCGGATCAACAACGAGTGCAATCTAGCGGG CACTATGACGCCGGAGCTGAACGCGGTCATAGCCAACAATATGGGTGTGATTCAATTGCGAGTGCGTCACTATGCGATTGCCGTGAAATTCTTTCAAAGGGCACTGCAATACGATCAGGAGCTTGCGGGCAATTTGCGCCAGTCATCGTTGCAAACGATGAGCGCAGCGCGAAGTTGCGAGATTTTGTACAATATGGGTATTTCCAATCTGCATCTGCGCCGTTCCAAGGATGCGTTCCAATGCTTTATTCTGCCCCTCAAGCAGTATCAGAGCAATCCGCGTCTCTGGTTTCGCATGGCCGAAGCTTGCATCATGGAGGACGAATCG AAATTGCGCGGCGACGAACGTCAAACCTTCGAGAGTGCTATGAACTCGTCCATATCCAAGCCATATGC CGCCCAATCAACTGCGGTGCCGGAGCCAACGCTGCAATTTGCAACGCTATGTTTGCGCAATGCTTTATCCTTGGCCCGTCAATATAAAGCCACTTTCCATATGGCTGCCTCAACAGACGAAGTGCTGGATGCAAAGGACGCGGCGGCGGCGTCGGTACAGCAACAGCTGTGGAGTCAGCAGCAGGACAATAATTTTTGCAACCCATCGAAACCGATTAGTCTAGAATCGCTTGAGAATATGCTGGCTGCCATCTATGCGGCGCACAGCTTTGTCTCCCTGCGCCTTGGTGACTATATTACCGCCTTGGAAATGGCGAAACAGCTGCTCCAGAGTGAGCGACTCTCTGACGCCCACAA ATTGCTGGGCAACATGTATGCGGGCGAGGCGCTCATCATGATGGACAAGGCCCCGGAGGCCAGGGAGTATCTGGAGCCGAACTTTATGAGCTCGCTGAATGCTCTGGATTTGGAGACACGTGATTGGCAACTGAAGTCGTTGGAGGCTGCCCAGAATGTGGTACGATACAATTTAGCCGTTGCATTGACTTTGCAAAATGATTTCCAGGCAGCTAAAAATCTGTTGGCCAGCTTAAGCCATCCAATTGTGAGCAACAAGGCGCAGATTTTGCATCGCTACGTCGAGATCAAAATGAATGCAGCCAGTAGTGCACTCAATTAG
- the LOC117576568 gene encoding sorting nexin-12, which yields MMVESDGTADATRRLNVKKQTLDDAYAVPANFLEIDVVNPLTTMAAGKKRYTDYEVRMRTNLPVFKVKESSVRRRYSDFEWLRNELERDSKIVVPPLPGKAWKRQMPFRGDEGLFDENFIEERRKGLEAFINKIAGHPLAQNERCLHMFLQENVIDKNYVPGKIRNT from the exons ATGATGGTTGAGTCCGACGGTACCGCCGACGCCACCCGCCGTCTCAATGTGAAGAAACAAACGCTCGACGATGCGTACGCAGTGCCCGCTAATTTCCTTGAGATCGACGTGGTTAATCCGCTGACCACAATGGCAGCAGGCAAAAAGCGCTATACGGACTACGAAGTGCGCATGAGG ACCAATTTGCCGGTGTTCAAGGTGAAGGAGTCGAGTGTGCGACGACGTTACAGCGACTTTGAATGGCTACGAAACGAACTGGAACGCGATAGCAAG ATTGTGGTGCCGCCTTTGCCAGGCAAGGCATGGAAGCGACAAATGCCCTTCCGGGGCGATGAGGGATTGTTCGACGAGAACTTCATTGAGGAGCGGCGAAAGGGACTGGAGGCGTTTATCAATAAGATAGCCGGACATCCGCTGGCGCAAAACGAGCGTTGTTTGCACATGTTCCTGCAGGAGAACGTCATCGATAAGAACTATGTGCCCGGCAAGATTCGCAACACATAA
- the LOC117576565 gene encoding V-type proton ATPase subunit B — translation MNAQQAQREHVLAVSRDFISQPRLTYKTVSGVNGPLVILDEVKFPKFAEIVQLRLADGTVRSGQVLEVSGSKAVVQVFEGTSGIDAKNTLCEFTGDILRTPVSEDMLGRVFNGSGKPIDKGPPILAEDFLDIQGQPINPWSRIYPEEMIQTGISAIDVMNSIARGQKIPIFSAAGLPHNEIAAQICRQAGLVKLPGKSVLDDHTDNFAIVFAAMGVNMETARFFKQDFEENGSMENVCLFLNLANDPTIERIITPRLALTAAEFLAYQCEKHVLVILTDMSSYAEALREVSAAREEVPGRRGFPGYMYTDLATIYERAGRVEGRNGSITQIPILTMPNDDITHPIPDLTGYITEGQIYVDRQLHNRQIYPPVNVLPSLSRLMKSAIGEGMTRKDHSDVSNQLYACYAIGKDVQAMKAVVGEEALTPDDLLYLEFLTKFEKNFISQGNYENRTVFESLDIGWQLLRIFPKEMLKRIPASILAEFYPRDSRH, via the exons ATGAACGCCCAACAAGCCCAACGGGAACATGTCCTTGCCGTTTCTCGGGATTTTATCTCGCAGCCACGCTTAA CCTACAAGACGGTTTCGGGTGTGAACGGCCCTCTGGTCATCCTCGATGAGGTCAAGTTCCCCAAGTTCGCTGAGATCGTCCAGCTGCGTTTGGCCGATGGAACCGTCCGTTCTGGTCAAGTGCTCGAGGTGAGCGGCTCCAAGGCCGTTGTCCAGGTGTTCGAGGGCACCTCGGGCATCGATGCGAAAAACACGCTCTGCGAGTTCACCGGCGATATTCTGCGTACACCTGTATCCGAGGATATGTTGGGCCGTGTGTTCAACGGATCCGGCAAGCCCATCGACAAGGGTCCCCCAATTTTGGCTGAGGATTTCTTGGACATCCAGGGTCAACCCATCAATCCCTGGTCTCGTATCTATCCCGAGGAAATGATCCAGACTGGTATCTCGGCTATCGATGTGATGAACTCGATTGCCCGTGGCCAAAAGATTCCCATCTTCTCGGCTGCTGGTCTGCCACACAATGAAATTGCCGCCCAGATCTGTCGTCAAGCCGGTCTGGTCAAGTTGCCAGGCAAGTCGGTGTTGGACGATCACACCGATAACTTCGCCATTGTGTTCGCTGCTATGGGTGTGAACATGGAAACTGCGCGTTTCTTCAAGCAAGATTTCGAGGAGAACGGTTCCATGGAGAACGTGTGCCTGTTCTTGAACTTGGCTAACGATCCAACCATTGAGCGTATCATTACACCACGTCTGGCTTTGACCGCTGCCGAATTCTTGGCCTACCAGTGCGAGAAGCACGTGCTCGTCATCCTCACTGACATGTCTTCTTATGCTGAGGCTTTGCGTGAGGTGTCCGCTGCCCGTGAGGAAGTGCCCGGCCGTCGTGGTTTCCCCGGTTACATGTACACCGATTTGGCCACCATTTACGAGCGTGCTGGTCGTGTCGAGGGTCGCAACGGTTCCATCACTCAGATTCCAATTCTGACTATGCCTAACGATGATATTACCCATCCAATTCCCGATTTGACTGGTTATATTACTGAGGGCCAGATCTACGTTGATCGTCAGCTGCACAACAGACAGATCTATCCCCCAGTCAACGTGTTGCCATCGCTGTCTCGTCTTATGAAGTCTGCCATTGGTGAGGGCATGACCCGCAAGGATCACTCTGATGTGTCCAACCAGCTGTACGCTTGCTATGCCATCGGTAAGGATGTGCAGGCCATGAAGGCTGTGGTCGGTGAGGAGGCTCTTACGCCCGATGATTTGCTGTACTTGGAGTTCTTGACCAAGTTCGAGAAGAACTTCATCTCTCAG GGCAACTACGAGAACCGCACTGTCTTCGAATCCTTGGACATTGGCTGGCAATTGCTGCGTATCTTCCCCAAGGAGATGCTTAAGCGTATCCCAGCTTCCATTTTGGCTGAATTCTACCCTAGGGACTCGCGCCATTAG
- the LOC117576567 gene encoding histone H1.0-A: protein MIKSDPNNSASDSEHESQEEEQEDEDMEEGSSQSSGEEEEVAADAAHPFPTPPPDADSNMPMVEKATTKKMKYNSILSLAFAAIEAMPSRSGSSVYAIVKYMKSNGFQGTEESRLSKLVLKNLKAAVIRGELEQVKRSFKLSAASKNKSKALEKMKLKKAKAKEKEKLKEMKGKKDSAAAKAKSSAKAKTTKEKSGMKASERKTNEPSKKAKKDKAAAAAASSAKEDVEDSEKPKKTAKGKASASKEKMESVSETKSKAKSKAVRKSIGTLAQQVPKKKVASKKVKLVVAAKNAQPVPMEEGDSEFTDSAPTDVSTPIRVVKPKGSRKVK, encoded by the exons ATGATAAAATCCGATCCCAATAATTCTGCATCCGATTCGGAGCATGAGTCCCAAGAGGAAGAGCAGGAGGATGAGGATATGGAAGAGGGCAGTTCGCAGTCTTCTGGCGAAGAGGAAGAAGTTGCCGCAGACGCTGCGCATCCCTTTCCCACACCTCCGCCCGATGCAGACAGTAATATGCCGATGGTGGAAAAAGCCACAACTAAGAAGATGAAGTATAACTCCATCCTCTCGTTAGCCTTTGCGGCTATCGAAGCGATGCCCAGTCGCAGTGGTTCCTCAGTTTATGCCATTGTCAAGTATATGAAGTCCAATGGCTTCCAGGGCACCGAAGAGTCGCGCTTATCCAAGCTTGTGCTTAAGAACCTGAAAGCTGCCGTGATTAGAGGAGAATTAGAGCAAGTGAAGCGTTCATTTAAGCTTTCGGCTGCATCGAAAAATAAGTCAAAAGCTTTGGAGAAAATGAAGCTGAAGAAAGCTAAAGCGAAGGAAAAGGAGAAGCTGAAGGAAATGAAAGGAAAGAAAGATTCGGCAGCGGCAAAAGCAAAGAGCtccgcaaaagcaaaaacgacAAAGGAGAAATCTGGTATGAAGGCTTCTGAACGCAAAACTAACGAG CCCagcaaaaaagccaaaaaagataaagcagcagctgccgcagcgTCGTCCGCCAAGGAGGACGTCGAAGATTCAGAAAAGCCAAAGAAAACTGCTAAGGGAAAAGCCAGCGCGTCGAAAGAGAAAATGGAAAGCGTCTCGGAAACAAAATCGAAAGCCAAGTCAAAGGCAGTTCGCAAGTCGATTGGCACCCTGGCTCAGCAAGTGCCAAAAAAGAAGGTGGCGTCCAAAAAAGTGAAGCTGGTTGTGGCGGCTAAAAATGCACAGCCTGTCCCCATGGAAGAGGGAGACTCTGAGTTCACGGACTCGGCGCCAACCGATGTCTCAACGCCCATCAGGGTTGTTAAACCGAAGGGTTCGCGTAAAGTCAAGTAA